The sequence CAATCGATCTGCTAAACGAGATAACTATTAAATTGTCAATGTCAGGAACTGGTGGAACATAGCGTCAGTGGAACATCGCGTAAGCGGACTGTGGACCGACAACTTCACCGCGTAAATAGAGCAAGCAtgcattagtttaaaaaaagttttcaaaGTAATGAAACTAATTGctatcaatttttgatatataacAATCAATAATTAACGTACGTTATATTAGGAACTATCAATTATTTTTGTTCAACATAGAGCtatcaattaaattaataaatttagaacatttttttaattttcagtaGAATCAGTAAGGTAACCTGGGCATGTCTGCTCATCAAGTTAATTAGCCGTCATAAATTTCTCCAAAATATATGTCAAGTTAGATTCAAAGTCTTACAATTCTGTACACTTATTGACATAagcaaattaaaaatttattaatcgaTTACCATGTGGTATAACTTCTTACAATAAATgtttattgtatatattttcttgtagAATAAACATTTAAAGGTGTGGCCGGTGACAAAGAAATGCGAAAGAAGATTCAATTTCTTATGGTTCTTATATAATTACATCATTCataaggaattttttttttttatattccttctcgctcttttttttgtagagaataatataaaaaaattgttcgtCACTTTTTTTGGGAAAGAACACTCATTCAAGCTCATTCCCattattttattcttctttatttcttttttatttgttcgtAGTGTTCCTCAAATGGTCACCAATCAGAACTTTTTGATTTGTGAAAAAggtaaaattattagaaaaattgGGCTGTatgacaaggaaaaaaaaacataattggaTAAATAGCCAAATACTCTATCTTTTCTATACATACATTTTCTTTTATGTAATCTTGCTGTTTTGCCCCCAAAACCAACCGGTGCAACCTGCAAGAAAGAAATCAAAAATTCCTATTAGTTGTGCACAAAGTAACTCGTGGCATTTTTAGAATCACATCATCTCTTTCACTATACTATTTTATCATGTCTCACTCCATTTGAcggttattatttattttatttagatatatagattttaattttattaagttaTAACTATCGTTACATGTTTTTGAACCTGTAAAAATCGTACTAGATCAATATTGTGTagtttaatattacttaatataatttaatattacataatattatgtaccctttagattttaatattttggtttagGGTTCATATTTGGGTTAGGATTTAGTGATTATAGTTTacggtttagtatttagaaggtgagAGGGTATGGTAGAGACCATAATTAACTTCTTCCATGTaatcatagacatttcataatttcacaaatatatactatgttatttattttgttccattttaTTTAGGTTTAAAGTTTATATTTAGGTAAGAGTTTAGTgattggagtttagggtttagtatttataaGGTAAGAGGGTATGGTTGGGGTCAGCATTAACTTATTCGATGCAATTGTAGATATTTCATAGTTTCACTAATATgtactatattatttattttgttcaattctatttggattttggatttatatttagttttatggtttatatttggggtTAGGGTTTTCTGATTAAAAATTAGGGTTAGTATTTAGGGGTTAGGGTGAGATAATAGATTGGGTTGGGAtatgtttagtatttagggattGTAGGTTAAGAGATAATCTTATACTACTTCGGTGATATGGAATAGCAcactttgtaaatatatgatatgACCCTAAAGGTGTACGTGGATGGCTCTTTCTTCTTTCATTTGGAATAGTATTCATGTGCTACTTTACAAAATGCAACTGACAACGTGTTACTTGAAATAGCATAACCGGATGTATTGTGTACAAAAAGTTTGACatttaattatgtcaaaatcaatgctATTCACTTAATTTCACACTCAAATATGGCTATTTCACCAATAAGCCCAAACTATTATTAGGTAGCACGTAAACTTCATCAGAAGTCTATTTCCCACTTCGTAACTGGAATCAAGATCGGAAACTTGTGGAAGTTTCCGGAGGTTTTCATTATGCTtccaaaaatatgtatttaaaaatacGTTGAAAACTTACGCTTCCGTTTTAGGAATCACGCTTCGATTTTATAAACTTAGTTTCAGgaataaatagaaaatagaaaattatattttcattttctattttctacaaaattaataaaattaaaatagagatAATACATATGCAAATATCAAAAGTAATATTATAAATGATCGTTgtgcataatatttttttatgagaGATCTTGtatacatattcaaatattttataacagaTCTTTGtgaactattaaaaataattaatttgatattaCTGAAATATTATGCAAGATCACTTATAAAAGAAATCTGTCACAagatatttgaatataaataatttgatattactgaaatttgatcaaatataaataatttgatattaattatttttaatagttcaCAAATATCTGTCACaagatatttgaatatatatgcaagatcacttataaaaaaaatattatgcacaacgataattttatagtattagttttgatatttgcatatatattatctctgttttaattttattaattttgtttttatataaaataaaaatatagttttatattttctatttattcatgaaactatgtttttaaaatggaAGCGTGATTCCTAAAACGGAAGCGTAAATTTTTAACGTATtcttaaatacatatttttggaAGCGTATAGAAATCGAGATTCCGAGAACTTTCATAAATTTTGTTACCGGTTACAAAGTGAGAAATAGACGTCTAATGAAGCTTCCGTGCTATCAAGTAATAATTTTACCTCTTTCACAAATCAAAAGGTTTATTCTAGATTCGGTTccaagaaaatatatacaataaaaattttTGTAAGAAGTTATAGCACATGGTAATCGATTAATACATTTTTGATTTGCTTATGGCAATAAGTGTACAGAATTGTAAGACTCTGAATCTAACTTGACATATATTTTGGAGAAATTTATGACGGCTAATTAACTTGATGAACACCATGGTCCCAGAATGGGACCAGTACAAGCCACTTGAATTAGATTTGTATTTTGTTCTTGAATGTGTTTATGTCTTTTTATAACGTAACAAAATGATTTTAAagacaaaaacaacaaaatagtATCATTATCATTAGTCCCACtgaaaattaaacacattaaagaaagaaatataaatataatagctaaaacaaataaaagaggACACCTGTCAATTCACATGAAAAAAGAAACCCaacaatgaaaaaataaaattgataaagaaatatttaattattttcttctttcataattatttttttctttcatcatatttggttttactctctctcttttttaccCACCCTTTCTTGTTACCCTAGTTTACCGTTATATGGACTTCTACGTGAACAATTCTGACTGCAACAACGTGTAATAGTTAGCAGCTTCATCCTCGAGCTCCCAAAGCCCATCACCAAACCCATCTAATAAACTGAACCCATTAATGTAATCCTGATTACTTTCATTCTTAACCACCTCATAATTACTCTCGCCAAATTTAGTGTTAGGTATTCCTAGTTCGTCGTCAGAAGCTTCTAAAAGATGCTTCATCACCTTCTCCTTATCGCTCTCGTATTCTTCATCCTTTGAAGCGCACGAAGAGGACGAAGAGCAAGAAGACGAAGAGAGAGCAGGAATCTCAAATACGACAGCGTTTTGCTCCTCCGTAGAAAGTTCTTGCTGCAGTGTGGTGAATTGGGAAGTTAAATCATTGCCTGCTTCTGCATCATCTAAGAAACATTGAACTTGATTGTATGAAGTATAAAACGAAGAaggcttttgtttttttgtatcTTCTTGGGGTATGGTTTCTTGTTCTTGCTCGTCTCTCTGACGTTTGAGTGACGATAATGTTGCTGTTTCTGCCATTTTTtggagatagagagagattACAGAGGTGTAGTAGAGAggtgtagctttaaaatttgtGAGGTGTTCTGTGGTTTGATGAGAGAGAGGCGGAGgctaaaaatgtttatatagagAAAGGTTGTGGCTAAAATGGTATTTTTATGTAATGACGTGATTTAgtgttaaacataaaatattaagaaGTAATTTCAAGGTTCGTGTATGCAGGAGACAGACACGTGAAATGCTTTTTCCTTTTTCGCATAACCCGGAgagaaattataatatattttttaaccagAAATGATAATTTAAATGGTCTACACTTTATCATCTGGTCAAGAGTATTTATATAAGCATcgttttaatatctatatatatatcaatgatAGTTAAAAAGAGATCGCCGCCCGTGAAGACATCGTAGATCTCATCTCACTCTGGCCGTGACGGCGCGTGCGTCGGTTACGGCTCCGTTGGTTCCTGTTTCTTTGTCCCCTGCTAGCTCTCTTCTCCTTCGGTGATATGCTTCTCGCCCTGGTGACGGAAGATGACGGAGTCATTCAGATCTGGTCGTCAGATCTCGATTTGAAGCTTCTCTCTTTCAATCTGGAGTGAAGGTGAGTTGTAGGAGCTTAGGAGGGTCTGTAGGGGGTCGGATTTAGTTGGCTTAGGGTTTGGTGTCCCAATTTTCTCTGTTCGGTGAGGCCCAAACCCTAGCAGTGTCATTGGTGATGGCCATTGAGGAGGGATGCGTGAGGTTTAGCTGCGGTTGTGGTTTGGAGTCTTGCTTAGTCTTGGGAGTGCAGTCTCGGTTCGTTGGAGTCATCTCCGGTGGTTGTTTGATCTTTGATGGGCAGAGCCTGTGCGTGCGATTCTTTAGCTTTGAGAGGATCAGAAGGAGATAGCTGTGTAACAGAACAAATGCTTCATTGTTGGTCGATTTCCGCCGAGGTGATCGTTTTAGTCTTGGATTTGAAGTGGTTTTTATCCAGTTACCGGCTGTGTGAATAAGTCGTAATCATGAAGTTCCTAAAAGTTTTTACGGCAAGGAGTTGGTGCGTATGAGGCGCGTAGAGAGCCCTCTCAAGGTCCAATGGCGAGTTGAAGTTGGG is a genomic window of Brassica napus cultivar Da-Ae chromosome A2, Da-Ae, whole genome shotgun sequence containing:
- the LOC106421068 gene encoding uncharacterized protein LOC106421068, giving the protein MAETATLSSLKRQRDEQEQETIPQEDTKKQKPSSFYTSYNQVQCFLDDAEAGNDLTSQFTTLQQELSTEEQNAVVFEIPALSSSSCSSSSSCASKDEEYESDKEKVMKHLLEASDDELGIPNTKFGESNYEVVKNESNQDYINGFSLLDGFGDGLWELEDEAANYYTLLQSELFT